The proteins below come from a single Papaver somniferum cultivar HN1 chromosome 11, ASM357369v1, whole genome shotgun sequence genomic window:
- the LOC113322250 gene encoding mitochondrial outer membrane protein porin of 34 kDa-like: MRVMLVINHISECFDWKQLELQYQHEYNNISNSIGLTENPMVNFSGVVGTPLLALGTDLSYDIASGNLTKCNAGVRFANADLIAAPCFLLSMCVFFFNVSYCHVESPLTYTDVGAKLAHSFSTNKNTLTIGTQKALDQLTSVKARINNHGKASALIQHEWRPRSLFTVLINQLTVN, translated from the exons ATGAGGGTTATGTTAGTGATTAATCACATCTCTGAGTGTTTTGACTGGAAACAACTCGAGCTTCAGTATCAACATGAGTACAACAACATCAGTAATAGCATTGGCTTGACAGAAAACCCCATGGTCAATTTCTCTGGAGTTGTAGGAACACCCCTTCTTGCTCTTGGTACTGATCTTTCTTACGACATTGCATCTGGTAACCTCACCAAATGCAATGCTGGAGTGAGGTTCGCAAATGCTGACCTGATTGCT gctccttgttttcttttgtcgatgtgtgtgttttttttcaaTGTTTCTTACTGCCACGTTGAGAGTCCCTTGACCTATACAGATGTTGGTGCCAAGCTTGCCCATAGTTTCAGTACAAATAAGAACACCTTGACCATTGGTACCCAGAAAGCTTTGGACCAATTGACTTCTGTCAAGGCTAGGATCAACAACCATGGTAAGGCAAGCGCTCTTATCCAGCACGAGTGGAGGCCAAGGTCCCTCTTCACCGTCTTAATTAACCAACTGACGGTGAATTAG